From a region of the Enterobacter sp. JBIWA008 genome:
- the fhuB gene encoding Fe(3+)-hydroxamate ABC transporter permease FhuB, translating to MSTRIARFPALLLSLLFLVALALTGFNLSTALPRAQWGAALASPDIDNIQQMLFHYSLLPRLAISLLVGAGLGLVGVLFQQVLRNPLAEPTTLGVATGAQLGITVTTLWALPGALTSQFAALAGACVVGALVFGVAWGKRLSPVTLILAGLVVSLYCGAINQLLVLFNHDRLQSMFLWSTGTLTQTDWSVVQHLWPQLAGGVVLTLLLLRPLTLMGLDDGVARNLGLALSLARLAALTLAIVLSALLVNAVGIIGFIGLFAPLLAKMLGARRLLARLMLAPLIGALILWLSDQLILWLAQVWREVSTGSVTALIGAPLLLWLLPRLRSMSAPAMNAGDKVSAERRSVWWFSLAGLAVLIIASFAALSFGRDAAGWHWATGDLLNELLQWRWPRIFAALIAGVMLAVAGCIIQRLTSNPMASPEVLGISSGAAFGVVLMLFFVPGNAFGWLMPAGSLGAAVTLLIILIAAGRGGFSPHRMLLAGMALSTAFTMLLMMLQASGDPRMAKILTWISGSTYGATGSQAIWSGIVMVVLLAMVPLCRRWMTILPLGGETARAVGMALTPARVALLLLAACLTATATLTIGPLSFVGLMAPHIARMMGFRRTMPHIVMSALTGGVMLVFADWCGRMVLFPYQIPAGLLSTFIGAPYFIYLLRKQSR from the coding sequence ATGAGTACGCGTATCGCCCGCTTTCCGGCGCTGCTGTTATCCCTGCTTTTTCTGGTTGCGCTGGCATTAACCGGTTTCAACCTCTCCACGGCGTTACCCCGCGCGCAGTGGGGGGCCGCTCTGGCCTCGCCGGATATCGACAATATTCAGCAGATGCTGTTCCACTACAGCCTGCTGCCGCGTCTGGCAATCTCCCTTTTAGTCGGCGCCGGTTTAGGGCTGGTGGGCGTGCTGTTCCAGCAGGTTTTACGTAACCCGCTGGCAGAGCCGACCACGCTCGGCGTCGCGACGGGGGCTCAACTTGGGATCACCGTCACCACGCTGTGGGCGCTGCCGGGAGCGTTAACCTCGCAGTTTGCGGCACTCGCGGGAGCGTGCGTGGTGGGGGCGCTGGTCTTTGGCGTGGCCTGGGGCAAGCGCCTTTCCCCGGTGACGCTTATTCTGGCCGGACTGGTGGTAAGCCTCTACTGCGGGGCGATTAACCAGCTGCTGGTGCTGTTCAACCACGATCGTCTGCAAAGCATGTTCCTCTGGAGTACCGGCACGCTCACCCAGACCGACTGGAGCGTTGTGCAGCACCTTTGGCCGCAGCTGGCGGGCGGTGTGGTGCTGACGCTGCTGCTCCTGCGTCCTCTGACGCTCATGGGTCTGGATGATGGCGTGGCGCGTAACCTGGGGCTGGCGCTGTCGCTGGCTCGTCTGGCGGCGCTGACGCTGGCGATTGTATTGAGTGCCCTGCTGGTGAACGCGGTCGGCATCATCGGGTTTATCGGCCTGTTTGCGCCGCTGCTGGCGAAAATGCTCGGGGCGCGTCGCTTGCTGGCGCGTCTGATGCTGGCACCGCTGATTGGGGCGCTGATCCTCTGGCTTTCCGATCAGCTTATTCTCTGGCTGGCGCAGGTCTGGCGGGAAGTATCCACCGGCTCTGTGACCGCGCTTATCGGGGCGCCGCTGCTGCTGTGGCTGCTCCCGCGCCTGCGCAGCATGAGCGCCCCGGCGATGAACGCGGGCGATAAAGTCTCCGCTGAACGTCGGTCGGTGTGGTGGTTCAGTCTTGCCGGTCTGGCGGTGCTGATCATCGCCTCGTTCGCGGCGCTCTCATTCGGGCGCGATGCCGCGGGCTGGCACTGGGCAACGGGTGATTTACTCAATGAACTGCTGCAGTGGCGCTGGCCGCGTATTTTCGCTGCGCTGATCGCAGGGGTGATGTTGGCGGTGGCGGGGTGCATTATCCAGCGTCTGACCAGCAACCCGATGGCAAGCCCTGAAGTGCTCGGGATCAGCTCTGGCGCCGCCTTTGGCGTGGTGCTGATGCTGTTCTTTGTGCCGGGGAATGCGTTTGGCTGGCTGATGCCTGCGGGGAGTCTCGGCGCGGCAGTTACGCTGCTGATTATCCTGATTGCCGCCGGTCGCGGCGGATTTTCGCCGCACCGCATGCTGCTGGCCGGGATGGCGCTCAGCACCGCATTTACGATGCTGCTGATGATGCTGCAGGCGAGCGGCGATCCGCGTATGGCGAAGATCCTGACCTGGATTTCCGGATCAACGTACGGTGCCACCGGTAGCCAGGCGATCTGGTCCGGGATAGTGATGGTCGTGCTGCTGGCGATGGTACCGCTGTGCCGCCGCTGGATGACCATTCTGCCGCTCGGCGGCGAAACCGCGCGTGCGGTGGGAATGGCGCTGACGCCAGCGCGTGTGGCCTTGCTGCTGCTGGCGGCGTGCCTGACGGCGACGGCAACCCTGACGATAGGACCGCTGAGTTTTGTCGGGTTAATGGCGCCGCACATTGCCAGAATGATGGGATTCCGCCGGACGATGCCGCATATCGTAATGTCGGCCCTGACGGGTGGGGTGATGCTGGTGTTTGCGGACTGGTGCGGAAGAATGGTGCTGTTCCCGTATCAGATCCCGGCGGGTCTGCTGTCGACCTTTATCGGCGCGCCGTATTTTATTTATCTGTTGAGAAAGCAGAGCCGGTAA
- the hemL gene encoding glutamate-1-semialdehyde 2,1-aminomutase codes for MSKSENLYSAARELIPGGVNSPVRAFTGVGGTPLFIERADGAYLYDVDGKAYIDYVGSWGPMVLGHNHPAIRNAVIEAAQRGLSFGAPTEMEVKMAELVTELVPTMDMVRMVNSGTEATMSAIRLARGFTGRDKIIKFEGCYHGHADCLLVKAGSGALTLGQPNSPGVPADFAKHTLTCTYNDLATVRAAFEQYPQEIACIIVEPVAGNMNCIPPQPDFLPGLRALCDEFGALLIIDEVMTGFRVALAGAQSYYDVVPDLTCLGKIIGGGMPVGAFGGRKDVMEALAPTGPVYQAGTLSGNPIAMAAGFACLTEVAQPGIHETLTDLTTQLANGLLEAAEEAGVPLVVNHVGGMFGIFFTDAKTVTCYQDVVKCDVERFKRFFHLMLEEGVYLAPSAFEAGFMSVAHSEEDINNTIDAARKVFAKL; via the coding sequence ATGAGCAAGTCTGAAAACCTCTACAGTGCAGCCCGCGAGCTTATTCCGGGTGGCGTGAACTCACCCGTGCGCGCCTTCACCGGCGTGGGCGGTACGCCGCTGTTTATCGAACGTGCTGACGGCGCGTATCTGTATGATGTCGATGGCAAAGCCTATATCGATTATGTGGGTTCCTGGGGACCGATGGTGCTGGGGCACAACCACCCGGCCATTCGTAACGCGGTGATTGAAGCCGCCCAGCGCGGCCTGAGCTTCGGCGCGCCAACCGAAATGGAAGTGAAAATGGCGGAGCTGGTGACCGAACTGGTGCCCACCATGGACATGGTGCGCATGGTGAACTCCGGTACCGAGGCCACCATGAGCGCCATCCGCCTGGCGCGCGGTTTTACCGGTCGCGATAAAATCATCAAGTTTGAAGGCTGCTACCACGGTCATGCGGACTGCCTGCTGGTGAAAGCCGGTTCCGGCGCGCTGACGCTCGGCCAGCCGAACTCCCCGGGCGTGCCGGCAGATTTCGCGAAGCACACCCTGACCTGCACCTACAACGATCTTGCTACCGTTCGCGCGGCGTTCGAGCAGTATCCGCAGGAGATCGCCTGCATCATCGTTGAGCCGGTTGCGGGTAACATGAACTGTATCCCACCGCAGCCTGACTTCCTGCCGGGCCTGCGCGCCCTGTGTGACGAATTCGGCGCGCTGCTAATCATCGATGAAGTCATGACCGGCTTCCGCGTGGCGCTGGCGGGTGCCCAGTCTTACTACGACGTCGTGCCGGACCTGACCTGCCTCGGCAAAATCATTGGCGGCGGCATGCCGGTTGGTGCATTCGGTGGTCGTAAGGACGTGATGGAAGCCCTGGCACCAACCGGCCCGGTTTACCAGGCGGGCACGCTCTCCGGTAACCCTATCGCCATGGCTGCGGGCTTTGCCTGCCTGACCGAAGTGGCTCAGCCTGGCATTCACGAAACCCTGACCGACCTGACCACGCAGCTGGCAAACGGCCTGCTGGAAGCCGCAGAAGAAGCGGGGGTTCCGCTGGTGGTGAACCACGTGGGCGGCATGTTCGGGATTTTCTTCACCGATGCGAAAACCGTGACCTGCTATCAGGACGTGGTGAAGTGCGACGTTGAACGCTTCAAGCGCTTCTTCCACCTGATGCTGGAAGAAGGCGTATACCTGGCGCCGTCCGCATTCGAAGCGGGCTTTATGTCCGTGGCGCACAGTGAAGAAGATATCAATAACACCATCGACGCGGCGCGTAAGGTGTTTGCGAAGCTGTAA
- the clcA gene encoding H(+)/Cl(-) exchange transporter ClcA yields MKSDSPSFEEQQFTRAQHRISIRRLLNRDKTPLAILLAAAVVGTLAGLIGVAFEKAVNAVLNWRVGTVAGFADSEWLVWVWAFGLSALFAMVGYFLVRKFAPEAGGSGIPEIEGALEELRPVRWWRVIPVKFIGGMGTLGAGMVLGREGPTVQLGGNVGRMVGDLFRMRSAEARHTLLATGAAAGLSAAFNAPLAGILFIIEEMRAQFRYNLISIKAVFTGVIMSSIVFRIFNGEGAVIEVGKLTNAPVNTLWLYLILGMVFGVVGPLFNTFILRAQDMFQRIHGGNTTKWVLMGGLLGGMCGVLGFIEPNAAGGGFGLIPIAAAGNFSVGLLLFMFISRVITTVLCFSSGAPGGIFAPMLALGTLLGTAFGMAAEVGFPAYHLEAGTFAVAGMGALLAASLRAPLTGIVLVLEMTDNYQLILPMIITCLGATLLAQFLGGKPLYSTILARTLAKQEAERAASQNT; encoded by the coding sequence ATGAAATCAGATTCTCCGTCTTTTGAAGAACAACAGTTTACGCGCGCCCAGCACCGAATCAGCATTCGGCGGCTGCTCAATCGCGATAAAACGCCGCTGGCGATCCTGCTGGCCGCTGCCGTGGTGGGCACACTCGCGGGGCTGATTGGCGTGGCGTTTGAAAAAGCGGTTAACGCCGTACTCAACTGGCGAGTGGGCACCGTGGCCGGTTTCGCCGACAGCGAATGGCTGGTCTGGGTGTGGGCATTCGGGCTGTCTGCGCTGTTTGCCATGGTGGGGTATTTTCTGGTGCGTAAATTTGCGCCGGAAGCGGGCGGGTCGGGCATCCCGGAAATTGAAGGTGCGCTGGAGGAGCTGCGTCCGGTTCGCTGGTGGCGGGTGATTCCGGTTAAATTCATCGGCGGTATGGGTACCCTGGGCGCGGGCATGGTGCTTGGCCGGGAAGGGCCCACGGTACAGCTGGGGGGCAACGTCGGCCGCATGGTGGGCGATCTGTTTCGGATGCGAAGCGCCGAAGCGCGCCATACGCTGCTGGCAACCGGCGCGGCGGCAGGGCTTTCCGCCGCGTTTAACGCGCCGCTGGCGGGCATTTTGTTCATTATCGAAGAGATGCGCGCGCAGTTTCGCTACAACCTGATCTCGATTAAAGCGGTGTTTACCGGCGTTATTATGTCGAGCATCGTGTTTCGCATCTTTAATGGCGAGGGAGCGGTCATTGAGGTGGGTAAACTGACCAACGCGCCGGTCAACACCCTGTGGCTTTACCTGATCCTCGGCATGGTTTTTGGCGTGGTGGGACCGCTGTTTAACACCTTTATCCTGCGCGCTCAGGATATGTTCCAGCGCATTCACGGCGGGAACACCACGAAATGGGTGCTGATGGGCGGTCTGCTGGGCGGAATGTGTGGCGTACTCGGGTTTATTGAGCCGAATGCCGCAGGCGGCGGGTTTGGGCTGATTCCCATTGCCGCGGCGGGGAATTTCAGCGTGGGTCTGCTGCTGTTTATGTTTATCTCGCGGGTCATCACGACGGTACTCTGCTTCTCTTCCGGCGCGCCAGGGGGGATTTTTGCCCCAATGCTGGCGCTGGGTACGCTGCTCGGCACCGCGTTTGGTATGGCGGCTGAAGTGGGATTTCCTGCCTATCACCTTGAAGCCGGGACCTTTGCGGTGGCCGGAATGGGGGCGCTGCTGGCCGCTTCCCTGCGTGCGCCCTTGACCGGGATCGTGCTGGTGCTGGAGATGACGGACAATTACCAGCTCATTTTGCCAATGATCATTACCTGTCTCGGCGCGACACTATTAGCCCAGTTCCTGGGTGGAAAACCGCTATACTCCACCATCCTTGCGCGTACCCTGGCGAAACAAGAGGCTGAGCGGGCCGCCTCGCAGAATACTTGA
- the erpA gene encoding iron-sulfur cluster insertion protein ErpA, whose amino-acid sequence MSDDVVAVPLEFTEAAANKVKVLIADEDNPDLKLRVYITGGGCSGFQYGFTFDDQVNDGDMTIEKQGVALVVDPMSLQYLVGGSVDYTEGLEGSRFVVTNPNATSTCGCGSSFSI is encoded by the coding sequence ATGAGTGATGACGTAGTAGCTGTACCGCTCGAATTTACCGAAGCAGCAGCCAACAAAGTGAAAGTTCTGATTGCCGACGAAGACAATCCGGATCTGAAACTGCGCGTTTATATTACCGGTGGCGGCTGCAGCGGCTTCCAGTATGGTTTTACCTTTGACGATCAGGTTAACGATGGCGATATGACTATCGAGAAACAGGGCGTCGCGCTGGTGGTTGACCCGATGAGCCTGCAATATCTGGTGGGTGGTTCGGTGGATTACACCGAAGGTCTGGAAGGTTCGCGCTTTGTGGTAACTAACCCGAATGCGACAAGCACCTGTGGGTGTGGATCTTCGTTCAGTATTTAA